A segment of the Desulfurococcus mucosus DSM 2162 genome:
TTGCAGCAAGCTCGAGGAATTCATCCACGTGTCTATCTATGTATTCCTCCGAGCCCCTGTGACTCATGGAAACCACTATTATTAAGCCTACGCCTGTAGCCATCGATGCCTTCGACAAGTCCTCGAGAGCCCCTGTATAGCCTGTAAAAGCATGGGCTATGACAGCGTCTACGCCTAGCCTGGCTAGGTGTCTCAGCACCTCAGCCATTACATCCCCTATGTCGGCTAGCTTTAAGTCCACGATAATGGGTTTCTCAGTACTCTTCCTGAGCTCCCTGATGCCTCTCCTGCCATGCTTGATGAGGAATGGGAGTCCTATCTTGTAGCCTGAGACATACTTATCTAACTCCTCTACGAGTAGGCTTGTCTTCCTCCTTCCCTTCTCCCTTACAGGTGGATCAAGCGCTACTACGAGCAAGATGCCCGCTTTCACTATGGAAGAGGATGCTTAAAAACCTTGCTCTCACCCGGTGTACCTTTTAAGGGACTCCCTTATCCTGTGGGGGTCGAGGTACAGCTCTGTTGCATTGACCTCTCTTAGAACCCTGAATGCCTCCTCATATATGTCTCCTCCCCTCGTCTTGGCCAACCCGTATAGTGTCTCACTGAACGACCACGGGTAGAATATCCATGCCCATTCATCTACTTTCTCAGCGTAGTAGTCGGGTTTAAAGGAGCTCGATGACTTATAGTGTAACACAGCTGTTTCAACGCTGCGGGCCCCCATGTCCTTCACGAGCCTCGTTATCTTGGCTAGTGTTGCACCGGTGTCGACTACTTCGTCAACCACTATTACATCCTTGCCTCTCACATTTACGGCTTCATGCATCGCTACCTCCGGCTCCTCACGTATCCTTCCCCCTATCCCCCAGAACCTGGATCTGAGGACTATGAAGTCGTCTACACCTATCACATCGCTGATTATCCTCGCAGGCAACAGTCCGCCGCGGGATATTGCGACCACTGTATCGTAGTGTCTCCCGTTATCCAATATCATTGATGCCAGCCTGTAGCATAACTCTATTGCCTTGCTCCAAGGCAGGTAGACCACCTTCATGGGAGGCAGCCTCAGCAGGGCTCTATGGTGCTCGGTGGCTTGGATGTCACAGCGTATGTCACCATGCTTACATCCGGTATGCTGTTAGTGATCCTCCTGCTGATCTCATCGAGGACATCATATGGAAGCCTCGAGTAATCAGCCGTCATGCCGTCAACGCTCTCAACAACCCTGATGGTCACAATGTAGCCGTGGCTCCTTGCATCGCCTTTAACACCGACCCATTTATCGTCGCCAACCACGGCGAAAGCCTGCCACACCTTACCGTAGAACCCGTGCTCCCTGAGCACATCCTCCACTATTCTCGACGCCTTCCTGCATATCTCCAGCTTCTTCCTTGTAAAGGATCCAATGATCCTGACGGCTAATCCTGGTCCCGGGTACGGGTGTCTCTCCACGAGCTCCCATGGCACATTGAGGAGTCGCGCTATCTCCCTCACCTCATCCTTGTAGAGGTATCGTATTGGCTCCAAAACCTTGACCCTGTCCCTGAACCACTCGGGGAGCC
Coding sequences within it:
- the pyrF gene encoding orotidine-5'-phosphate decarboxylase — its product is MKAGILLVVALDPPVREKGRRKTSLLVEELDKYVSGYKIGLPFLIKHGRRGIRELRKSTEKPIIVDLKLADIGDVMAEVLRHLARLGVDAVIAHAFTGYTGALEDLSKASMATGVGLIIVVSMSHRGSEEYIDRHVDEFLELAARIRAKGVVAPATRPRVIRHVREVLGDTVEIYSPGIGIQGAEPGSALCAGANYEIVGRLITRSGNPGETARAIREMQLERWLKCRG
- a CDS encoding phosphoribosyltransferase; the encoded protein is MKVVYLPWSKAIELCYRLASMILDNGRHYDTVVAISRGGLLPARIISDVIGVDDFIVLRSRFWGIGGRIREEPEVAMHEAVNVRGKDVIVVDEVVDTGATLAKITRLVKDMGARSVETAVLHYKSSSSFKPDYYAEKVDEWAWIFYPWSFSETLYGLAKTRGGDIYEEAFRVLREVNATELYLDPHRIRESLKRYTG